One region of Pseudomonas sp. ABC1 genomic DNA includes:
- the bfr gene encoding bacterioferritin — MQGQAQVIDYLKELLRGELAARDQYFLHSRMYQDWGFDKLFTRLDHEMEEETQHADALLQRILFLEGTPDMSPEPINPGNDVPSMLRSDLALEYKVRAALAKGIALAEQLGDYQTRDILKLQLQDTEEDHAYWLEKQLGLIDRIGLQNYLQSQAQGV, encoded by the coding sequence ATGCAAGGGCAAGCACAAGTCATCGACTACCTCAAAGAGCTCCTGCGTGGTGAACTGGCCGCGCGTGACCAGTATTTCCTGCATTCGCGCATGTACCAGGACTGGGGCTTCGACAAGCTCTTCACCCGTCTCGATCACGAGATGGAAGAGGAAACCCAGCACGCCGATGCCCTGTTGCAGCGCATCCTGTTCCTCGAAGGCACACCGGACATGAGCCCGGAGCCGATCAACCCGGGCAACGACGTTCCCTCCATGCTGCGCAGCGACCTGGCGCTGGAGTACAAGGTGCGCGCCGCGCTGGCCAAGGGCATCGCCCTGGCGGAGCAACTGGGTGACTACCAGACTCGCGATATCCTCAAGCTGCAATTGCAGGATACCGAAGAAGACCACGCCTACTGGCTGGAGAAGCAACTGGGGCTGATCGACCGCATCGGCCTGCAGAACTACCTGCAATCCCAGGCCCAGGGCGTCTGA
- a CDS encoding PA4780 family RIO1-like protein kinase, with protein sequence MKTPKRLEPLIEDGLIDEVLRPLMSGKEAAVYVVRCGDELRCAKVYKEANKRSFRQAVKYQEGRKVRNSRDARAMAKGSKHGRKEQEDSWQNAEVAALFRLADAGVRVPKPYDFLDGVLLMEMIAGDDGDAAPRLNDVDLHPDDAREFHAFMIGEIVKMLCAGLVHGDLSEFNVLLDPEGPVIIDLPQAVDAAGNNHAFDMLERDVGNMAAYFGQFAPELKYTRYAKEMWALYEEGKLTPQSQLTGEFAEDEEQADLDAVMREIKATLAEQARREAARKDDDDGEREVTPPWMH encoded by the coding sequence ATGAAAACGCCGAAACGTCTGGAGCCTCTGATCGAGGACGGTCTGATCGATGAAGTGCTGCGTCCACTGATGAGTGGTAAGGAAGCAGCGGTGTATGTGGTCCGGTGTGGCGATGAGTTGCGTTGCGCCAAGGTCTACAAGGAGGCCAATAAACGTAGTTTTCGCCAGGCAGTGAAGTACCAGGAGGGCCGCAAGGTTCGTAACAGCCGTGATGCACGGGCGATGGCGAAGGGGTCCAAGCACGGTCGCAAGGAGCAGGAGGACTCCTGGCAGAACGCCGAAGTGGCGGCGCTGTTCCGCCTGGCCGATGCCGGGGTGCGCGTGCCCAAGCCTTACGACTTCCTCGATGGCGTGCTGTTGATGGAAATGATCGCCGGAGACGATGGCGATGCGGCGCCGCGCCTCAATGATGTCGACCTGCACCCGGATGACGCACGGGAATTCCATGCCTTCATGATCGGCGAGATCGTCAAGATGCTCTGCGCCGGCCTGGTGCATGGCGACTTGTCCGAGTTCAACGTGCTGCTCGACCCGGAAGGCCCGGTCATCATCGACCTGCCGCAGGCCGTGGATGCCGCGGGCAATAACCATGCGTTCGACATGCTGGAACGGGACGTCGGCAACATGGCCGCTTATTTCGGCCAGTTCGCGCCGGAGTTGAAGTACACCCGTTATGCCAAGGAAATGTGGGCGCTCTACGAGGAAGGAAAGCTCACACCACAGAGCCAACTGACCGGAGAGTTCGCCGAGGATGAGGAACAGGCCGACCTGGATGCCGTGATGCGCGAGATCAAGGCGACCCTGGCCGAGCAGGCACGGCGGGAAGCGGCGCGCAAGGATGACGACGATGGCGAGCGGGAAGTGACGCCACCCTGGATGCATTGA